From Vulpes vulpes isolate BD-2025 chromosome 7, VulVul3, whole genome shotgun sequence, one genomic window encodes:
- the LOC112911025 gene encoding olfactory receptor 2L13: MEKWNQTSNDFILLGLFPSNQSGLLLLSLIFLIFIVASVGNSAMIHLIRLDARLHTPMYFLLSQLSLMDLMYISTTVPKMAFDFLSGQKGISFLGCGVQSFFFLTMACSEGLLLSSMAYDRYVAICHPLQYTVRMSKTVCVKMIIGSWILGSINSLAHTVYALHIPYCRSRAINHFFCDVPAMLALACIDTWAYEYMVFVSTSLFLLFPFLGITASYGRVLFAVYHMRSKEGRKKAFTTCSTHLTVVTFYYAPFVYTYLRPRNLRSPAEDKILAVFYTILTPMLNPIIYSLRNKEVLGAMTRQFGIFSAKKQKSWLSFPFFSFSRLIRTS, translated from the coding sequence ATGGAGAAATGGAATCAAACTtcaaatgatttcattttgttgGGGTTGTTTCCCTCAAATCAAAGTGGCCTGCTTCTCTTgtccctcattttcctcatcttcaTTGTCGCGTCAGTGGGTAACTCAGCCATGATTCATCTCATACGCTTAGATGCCCGGCTCCACACCCCAATGTACTTCCTGCTCAGCCAGCTCTCCCTCATGGACCTAATGTATATCTCCACCACTGTCCCAAAGATGGCATTCGACTTCCTGTCTGGCCAGAAAGGTATCTCCTTCCTGGGATGTGGGGTGCAAAGCTTCTTCTTCCTGACCATGGCATGTTCTGAAGGTTTACTCTTGTCCTCCATGGCCTATGACCGTtatgtggccatctgccaccCTCTCCAATATACTGTCCGCATGAGTAAAACTGTGTGTGTGAAAATGATCATAGGATCTTGGATTTTGGGGTCTATCAACTCCTTGGCACACACTGTCTATGCCCTCCATATTCCTTATTGCCGGTCCAGGGCCATTAATCACTTCTTCTGTGATGTGCCAGCCATGTTGGCCTTGGCCTGTATAGACACCTGGGCCTATGAGTACATGGTTTTTGTGAGTACaagtctctttctcctctttcctttccttggcATTACTGCTTCCTATGGACGGGTTCTTTTTGCTGTCTACCACATGCGCtcaaaagagggaaggaaaaaggccTTCACAACCTGCTCAACACATTTAACTGTAGTGACGTTTTACTATGCACCTTTTGTGTACACCTACCTGCGGCCCAGGAATCTCCGCTCACCAGCAGAAGATAAGATCCTGGCAGTCTTCTACACCATCCTCACCCCCATGCTCAATCCCATCATCTACAGCCTGAGGAATAAGGAGGTTCTGGGGGCTATGACAAGACAGTTTGGAATATTCTctgccaagaaacaaaagtcatggctgtcctttcccttcttttccttttccaggtTAATTAGAACATCCTAG